The following proteins are encoded in a genomic region of Gossypium hirsutum isolate 1008001.06 chromosome D05, Gossypium_hirsutum_v2.1, whole genome shotgun sequence:
- the LOC107903385 gene encoding protein NOI4 — protein MSEDKGRPLPKFGEWDVNDPASAEGFTVIFNKARDEKKTGGKPESPAKADAHGKPGADPSKPQSKKWLCCVQAPPAES, from the exons ATGTCG GAGGACAAGGGTCGTCCATTACCGAAATTCGGTGAATGGGATGTCAACGATCCTGCATCGGCTGAAGGGTTTACCGTGATTTTTAACAAGGCAAGGGATGAGAAGaaaacaggtggcaaacccgagtCACCAGCAAAAGCTGATGCTCACGGTAAACCCGGAGCGGATCCTAGCAAACCCCAGAGT AAGAAATGGCTTTGCTGCGTTCAAGCACCACCGGCTGAATCTTGA